CAGCAGCGTGCCCAGCGCGCTGGGCGTCCCCTGCCGCACGACCTCGAAGAGCAAATCGTTGGTGAAGCGCTCGCCCCGCAGAATCTGCGCGCCTTCCAGCTCCGCCACGTGCGTGACGAGCGCGAGCGGATTCATCTCCAGCACCTCGCTGGCCAGCTCCAGCGCGAAGTCCGTCTTCGCCAACGCTGCCAGCCGGGCCACCAGCAGGGACGACGGTGACAATCGCTCCAGCCGCTGCTGGATGAGCTGCTGTCCACGGCCCGACGCGGGGACGTGCTCGGGCCAGCCGCGCTCCAGGCCGCCCGTCTCCAACAGGTACTTGAGCGTCTCCGTGATGAAGAGCGGATTGCCGCCCGTGTGCCGCGTCACGTCCTGCACCAGCTTCTCCGCGCCGGGCAGCTCCAGGCTCTCCAGCAACGCGCCCACGGCGTGGGTGCTCAGCGGTTGCAGCTCGATGGTGATGGCCAGCCCCGCGGCCACCAACTGCTGGATGAACGCGCCGGCCTGCGGCGCCAGCTCATCACCCCGGTACGTGTCGATGAAGCGCGGGAAGCGGCCGCCCGGCCCTGGCGCGTGACGGCGCGACAGCATCAACACCGCGAACTCCGCCGTGGCGCTGTCCATGAACTGGAGGTCATCGGCGACCATGGCGTCCACGCTGGCGGCCAGTTGGTAGACGACCTGGCACTGCGCCTCCAGGAAGCGGCTGCGGTCGGCCTCGTCCGCCATGGGCGGGGGCAGGCCTTCCTGTCCGGCCTGATCCGGCAGCAGCCGCGCCAACTCACGCCGCACCCACTGCGGCAGCTCCGGGTCCGGAATGCGGGCGAGCATCTGCCGCAACAGCCGCACGTGGGACGAGTAGGGCACGCTCTGCTCGCCGGGCCGAGCCTCCAGCAGCAGGTAGGTGCCACGCGACGCGGCGAAGTCATGCGCCAGCCGCGTCTTCCCCACGCCGGGCTCACCGGAGATGAAGATGGTCTGCCCCGCCTCCCACGCGGTCTCCATCCGCGCCCACTCTTGCTCGCGGCCCACGAGCACCGGCGGGCGCAGCACGGACAGGGGCAGCCGCTGCGTGATGGGGGGAATGGACTTGGGCGCCGGCGGGCCCCGCTCGATTTCACGCGCCAACGCCACCGTCTGCGGCAGCGGCGTGGTGTCCAGCTCCTCGCGCAGCAGCCGGCGGCACCGCTCGAAGGCGTTGAGCGCGGCCATCCGGTCCCCGGCCACGTAATGCAGCCGCATCAACCGGCGCCAGGCTTCCTCCGAGTATGGGTCCATGACCAGCAATTGCTCCGCCAGTGCGAGTGAACCCGTCAAATCACCTCGCCGTTCACGGCTTTCCGACTCCGCGACGGCGGCCCGGCGGCGAAGCTTGTCCAACCGCTCACGTGCACTTTCCAGCCACGCTTGGAATTCTGAACA
This genomic window from Myxococcus hansupus contains:
- a CDS encoding BTAD domain-containing putative transcriptional regulator encodes the protein MRGIPEDMAAGHTAGTQRFQLELLGEARLRIGDARIPLERRTAGVLAWLALEGPHPKYRLAGLLWAESGETTARNNMRQLLRRLRLACGVELIQGTDVLSLCDSVGSDAAELQAHVLSGRYTEALALEGVLLGALEYEDCSEFQAWLESARERLDKLRRRAAVAESESRERRGDLTGSLALAEQLLVMDPYSEEAWRRLMRLHYVAGDRMAALNAFERCRRLLREELDTTPLPQTVALAREIERGPPAPKSIPPITQRLPLSVLRPPVLVGREQEWARMETAWEAGQTIFISGEPGVGKTRLAHDFAASRGTYLLLEARPGEQSVPYSSHVRLLRQMLARIPDPELPQWVRRELARLLPDQAGQEGLPPPMADEADRSRFLEAQCQVVYQLAASVDAMVADDLQFMDSATAEFAVLMLSRRHAPGPGGRFPRFIDTYRGDELAPQAGAFIQQLVAAGLAITIELQPLSTHAVGALLESLELPGAEKLVQDVTRHTGGNPLFITETLKYLLETGGLERGWPEHVPASGRGQQLIQQRLERLSPSSLLVARLAALAKTDFALELASEVLEMNPLALVTHVAELEGAQILRGERFTNDLLFEVVRQGTPSALGTLLHRRLAVALEQRGAPPVVVAQHWMDGHEPRRAVPFLISAANAEAAALRHMDAALLFHRAAALLDEAGQADEASRVRGRVRGIPTA